The Acyrthosiphon pisum isolate AL4f unplaced genomic scaffold, pea_aphid_22Mar2018_4r6ur Scaffold_20844;HRSCAF=22298, whole genome shotgun sequence DNA segment GCTCAAGAGTCAAGGAATAAGGGCTATAAACGAATTAGAGAACACAACACACAGAAAAGTTCTAGAAAAAATACTAATGAAGATCTTTTCTATATGCTACTTGTTTCATCTGATCCAAATATTTCATCAATTAgaaatttatcaacaaaatcCAGACAATAACTTTCTAATGAAGCAAAATCATTATGTGTAATgtatcttaagaggacgtgatacccatAATATTTAGTGGTAAAAACAGGTctacaaaaaacaaacaaaacgcTATTAACAAATGGTTTTAGAgcaaaaatacctattatgaaatttatagagAACAATATTTAGGAGACAACCTCATATGcgttttttgaaatatgaattattaaaaaagttacagttgattaaaaaatgtaaaaaaataggtttttgtGCCATTTATAACGagctgtatatttaaaatagaacaaaatccATATGAGGTTGTCTCTGAAATATTGTTCTCTATAgatttcataataggtattttttctctaaaatcactttttaatgctgttttgtttgttttccgTAAACATGTTTATGTTGTTCGAATTAATTTTCATTGCCGTAATGTGCTGCCACCTGCCTGCCGCTGCGACGTCGGCCGCAATTTCCCCCCACTACTCCAAAAACTGAATTTCCGATACGACGATCGCGCGGTGACGGTCTGTCGATGGTTATCGGACGTTTCCAGGAATAGACTGAACTAATATAGACAATATCATTATAAGCTAATAACCTCGGTATAAtgtaataagaattatttttattttggttcgattttatattttgtactcgtatcccaattttatacaaataaaaactataattttgttctccaagtaatacggcttattgaagtaatttacagtaaaaatacctattataaaaattgtagagtagaatttttttaacaatcgtaagaaATCCGATTTTTGATGTCGTATTCCAATCGTTCAATATCGcatggtaaattaaaatttttttttttacttataacgattaattattttactaattaataaaaatataaaaaatctgcCTTCTTTCGATTGTTATAAAAGTTCTTCTCTAcaacttttataataggtatttttactgtaaactattttaataagctGCATTACTTGAATtacaaaatcatgtttttatgccATATTTTGTTCACTAGGGCGCCCTCCCTCTCCGTATccgaattttatacaaataaaaactttactTTTGTTCTTCAAGTAAATTTGAAGTAATACGGCTTATTAAAGAGGTTtgcagtaaaaatacctattataaaaattgtagattggaacttttttaacaatcgtaagatatctgatttttgatattgtattccAATTGTCCAATATCGTATggtaaaacaacaatttttttttttactttttatcgattaattatttaactaattaataaaaatataaaaaatcgggctacttacgattgttaaaaaagttcttctctacaacttttattataggtatttttactgtacaATATATAGCCCCGTAAAATAtgggaggtaaatatacaaataataattatttaatataattatttaatacaaattatttatcaaaataaagtaaaNNNNNNNNNNNNNNNNNNNNNNNNNNNNNNNNNNNNNNNNNNNNNNNNNNNNNNNNNNNNNNNNNNNNNNNNNNNNNNNNNNNNNNNNNNNNNNNNNNNNNNNNNNNNNNNNNNNNNNNNNNNNNNNNNNNNNNNNNNNNNNNNNNNNNNNNNNNNNNNNNNNNNNNNNNNNNNNNNNNNNNNNNNNNNNNNNNNNNNNNNNNNNNNNNNNNNNNNNNNNNNNNNNNNNNNNNNNNNNNNNNNNNNNNNNNNNNNNNNNNNNNNNNNNNNNNNNNNNNNNNNNNNNNNNNNNNNNNNNNNNNNNNNNNNNNNNNNNNNNNNNNNNNNNNNNNNNNNNNNNNNNNNNNNNNNNNNNNNNNNNNNNNNNNNNNNNNNNNNNNNNNNNNNNNNNNNNNNNNNNNNNNNNNNNNNNNNNNNNNNNNNNNNNNNNNNNNNNNNNNNNNNNNNNNNNNNNNNNNNNNNNNNNNNNNNNNNNNNNNNNNNNNNNNNNNNNNNNNNNNNNNNNNNNNNNNNNNNNNNNNNNNNNNNNNNNNNNNNNNNNNNNNNNNNNNNNNNNNNNNNNNNNNNNNNNNNNNNNNNNNNNNNNNNNNNNNNNNNNNNNNNNNNNNNNNNNNNNNNNNNNNNNNNNNNNNNNNNNNNNNNNNactttaatcagagacggtgcaactggcccttagagcgtctagcaatccattaaaaacgttgtaaatggataggctggatacgatctcctgttGTTAATAAGTGTGGAGTCGATAGGTgtattcgattgtctagctatcagtcatcaaaccACATAGGTAGGCAATtcgactgcgtcggatcgcggacgAAATGCGAAGCGTATATTATCGTTAGCGTAGGTAACTAAAGAATAGAAAATATAGATATGCACagcagtgccgtagccagaaaaTTGTTTTGGggggggcacttaatttttttctcaaattttgCAATTCTAGAATACCTGATTATCACCTGTTACGTACTTTATGGCTCCTTTGTTTATAAAGTGTTTACTACAGGCCTATTATGTTTATGACTACCATTATATGCTAACAACTATGGTACccatatatttaacataacaaagtaatattattatttctttaataatatttttaaaaattaaaaattaaaaaaataacaaagtacctattaatattatgttaaaacataGATTGATAGATTAATtagctatattaatattattatatcaatattaccaatatgtgttgtaaacacaacatttcatttttcattgagatatttattactatttactaacaAGAATACAAGAtcataacttttaacttttatcaaacatataatagaAAACAAGTTATAACTGACCTTACTTAAAGGAGACTTAAAGGAGTTTTAGTTAAAACTAAAGGAGATTATGATGGagcatttaaacaaatttaaatgattataattttaacaaaatatttatttatgttataatattattcaacaaatgtgttaaaaaaatttaaatattattaaaaaataacaaattattctttaatatattataataaagtaataacagtaaccaactgataaaaaaaattaaataactcagtttaaaaattaattatttacaaacataatttttttttttttaattatataaaatacttacttataatttaaagtttagacgtCTTTCTTTTCTGTTGGCAAACACATCAATTAATGACTCTATGTCTATATCTATATCCCTATGTACATTTAGCAGTGCTAGACCATTAAGTCTATTTTCACTAGTTGAATTTCTCAAATAGGTTTTTATACGCTTAAGAGTTGAAAAACTTCTTTCAACTGAAGCTGTTGTAACTGGCAGGattgaaaaaattttcaatattgtatatatattaggaAAAATATCTACTGGACAATTTAATAATGTGTCAAGGGAGTTGGTTGGAATTACTGTTTCTGTTTCCCACTTCATTTGCCATAATTCAAACTCTCCTTTTAAGGTTGAACTATAGGAATCTATTTGTAAGTCATCTTTATAAAATTCTAAAGCCATTTGTAAATCGTCAAATGTgcttttttttactttagacAGAAACAAACAAGAAAGTGAagatattaaacttgaatttgaattaaatcTTTCATTAAAAGATGAGAGCAAATCATCTAAATATGGATAATAAATTGATACCCTATAGTATGTGCAACAATTGCCATCATTTACAGTATAGTTCGCTCGGTGTTTTTGAGCTCCTCCTACTGTCTGTGGGATGATTGGAGACACACCAACTTTTTCAGCCATTTCGATAGCACTATCAAAGATTTTTTGAAACTCTACTTCATTTcttaaatgttgtaattttgtAGTTGTTGTTTCTATTGAATTTGTAGCGGTTACAATATCTATATTCTCTGTCTGCAAATATTTGGAAATTGTGTATGTTATACCAAGTACTCTCACCATTATAGAACATGTAatcaaaaattagaaattacataatgatttgtgtaataaaatagcACTTTTGTCATTTTCTGAAATCATGAGATCCTCCAGTGTTGAAACAATTTCTAAAAAACCATCAACAAATATTGAAAGAGCTTCATTTCTTTCAACCCATAtggtttcacaatatttttttaacccagaaaatgttttgttttccaattttgtttttaatatatatgatcTTTTGGCTGACATTCGAAAAAAAGAACTTACctcttgaattatatttaatgtgtttCTGATTTGTTGAACTTTAGAAGCATCATTTAgacataaatttaaacaatgagAGAAACAGTGAGTGTATAGAGCTTTTGgatattcttttaatataagTGCTTGAACTCCTCTAAATACTCCTCCCATATTTGCTGCTCCATCGTATCCTTGGCCTCTCATATGCTGTAAATTTAATCCTAAAGCACTCAATGTACTTATGATTGTCTTTGCTAGCTCTAATCCTGTAGTACTATGTACTggtacaaattgtaaaaaatcttctcttattttatttacatcagcATCAAAGTACCTTATACAAAGAGAAAACTGTTCAACTCTACTAACATCAGTTGTTTCATCAGCTAATATCacaaaaaatttgtttgttttaattctgttacaaatTTTAGTCTGAATTTGATCACATATAATTGAAATGACTTCATTTTGTATATCAGCACTGATATAAGTAGAATTTTTACCACaacttttaatatgatttaaaaataaatcgtcaCCACTATCTATACGGTAACGTAACAGAGCTCTGAAATTACCGTCGTTATGTAATGGCAAATTCAAATCTAAGCTACCTGAATCATGGCCACCTCGAAGAGCAAGTCCTTGGCGCCCACAAAGAATTactgttttaattataacttttaaaatatctctGTTCCTTTATATTTCACTCTCATTTCTTTTATGTAACTGGATGTAGACgtcgttttgttttttatcaacTATTTTTAAGAATTCTGTAACTTTAGCCATAGAAAATTTATGATACTCATTACTTTCATGTATTTTAAAGTACTCAATAGCATCTTTCCAATTAATAAATGGTTGATGAACTAATGACTTTGGAGGTGAATGCATACCTTTACCAGCTCCTTCTCGtttgtaaaaaaacacacaatacTTACAAAACGCTCCTTTTTGATCCGAATAGGCCAACCAATTCCATCGTTGTAACCAAGATAAAGTGTAGGTGCAGCCTAAGACGTACAACGATCAGCTGAAAAGGCCGGTCGGACATTCGAGATTCGATCATCCGACCGTCGGACCGATAGCATATCAACCGATGTTAAACTCATCGCCCGATCGGCAcgtcatgtattattatttggtcgtaatattataacacataatttGTGACATTCATAAAGTGTTGGTGTTGTGTTTTTTCATCACCTCAATCCTGACCGGACCACGATTACAAATTGACTCAAGATTTATCACAAAATTTATGTAGGTTTATTTTTACTAAGAAATATGATTTCTGATGAGATAATCATCTTGTACGACACATTAGATAtcgaaaattgtataaatatattaatgaaaattactttAGATTCTgttgaaatgtacaattaatattagtagtcagccttgacacgtgtgtagaatttagtatctagttatacgagcgtaagactcactctctatacggatgtaacatgacctcggttgtgcatatatatatagggcctttgtagcatgtaagaatcacttgcacggccaccgtcgtacagtgcgtatacggtgtgtgtgtgtacagtcacgttaaattgtccagttgtacgttattatatattatacttatacataatcatattgtcgtgttattcatttatattaatactaaaatggttagtctgtcaagctgcactttcaacagaTTCTAACTAATGTGTGGGCAccgtttaattataaatttcctataagtgaaaaaaacaaaaaatatggcTTGAGGTTTCAGCTTGCTGAGCTTAAACTATAATCAGCTGtcatttaattaagtaatagTGGAATTAGTAGTCAGCTAGGTATTAGAACAAAACAgcttgtagttatatattgtatattttatatattgtagccTTATATAAGTGGAAAAATGCTAAGCAGATAGTTGAAATGCTTATTGCTTgctttcttattagttatttatatgcCTATGTCGGTAGattgtatacagggtgattttttaagcatgctcaccccatttttatgcttaaattatgcatatattcaaattctgatttttggaatttttaagtgtatttaaaGACGATATTTTCGTGTACTTagatttttcaaaacatttaaggATTATCCTGTGGCGATACCAACTTTGGTTTTTCAAATgacaacatatatattttatagcaaaaTGTGAATCAggttatttttctgaaaattttgacgTATTGtaatcgaaatttgaacgaaaACTTCCAGAGTTATTCAACTACCAAGGAATAAGGATAATAGATGGACTATTATACGAAATGCTTTCTAAATGGATACGAGCtggataatattgtaattcggtatgcaatatacaatattcGCTAAATTACTAGTTACTAAATGCTTATGGATTAATATAGGACATTAACACCtgacaattattttcaaagcaaaggaaatataaaataatatcctttttattttatcgagTATGTTATCTTGTaaccaatacatattataggtatcgttTATTTGTATAGCATAACTATTACCtagaataaaatactaaataattgtcAGTAGTCGGTAACACAAATGTGAatacgtaataactaataatcaattaataattataaatacatgtaaTAGAAATAAACATAGGCATTACATAGCTATCGATATTTATACACGTCCAGGAAAATGCTTCCAGATTACGCACttgctataataataagcgTAAAGTAATTTCAGATATCGGCGTTTAGATAAGAAAtgattaacaatattgtaataaacacGGTTTAAGCAGATAGACCACAGACCACTGGTCATAGGCTGTAGTAAGTTGTTATCTGTCCGAAAACTGATAACAAACCAATGTGAAAAAACctatagtacattttttacaGTGATGCCCGCGTGGCCGTTTGCTTTCTGCACTGTgctcggacaaaaaaaaaaaacgaaagtTTCAATCGACGACCCATGCAACACTGTTTAGCAGACCACCAAAGGTAAGTCCACAGActtctatattactatattacttctatgatattactttctatatatagaaatctgtgggTATGTCATATGATAGTCGCTGTATAATCACTCTTATCATATTCGGACAAGTGCTATcactcttttttatttaactttgaaatTTGAATCTTGTCTGTTTTTTTTGGGTGTTTGTCCACGCGATTTCTCGACAATGGCGAAGTGTTGTACATGTGTAACTTGgttatttaatttggattttatacttagtgctatttaatatttatttttaataaaactactaCCTGATACAATTCctcgtttttttttaaccaattccATACAAGTAGACTTGTAATACGCATATCTTtttcatagttataattatgaTCTGATAACTTGCTACTTTCTGTTGAAGTGACAGACATaatcaaagttaaaatttaaagactGTGTCAAGAAAATAAACCAACCTTGTGCACCattaaccttttttttagtAGACCTAccagcaatattattttaaaagggTAAGTTTGTTtacaaaaagttataaaaaggACTATCTTAAATACATTCTAGTAAATTAACTtcgttgtttttaaatttaaatttgttttactttcagaattgttaaatattatctgCCAACGTGGATATTGCTATTTGCTattaacttacccaacacttgCATGCAACATAGACGTCTGTTTGAGAGAGGATTTCCGAGGAATTTAATCTCATGCTGTTTACGAAATTAATTAATCGTATTTAATTTCTACACATATTTTGcacttaaaaaatgataagcAATGTTTCTACATTATAcataaggtacataatatcatattattcagtttttattaaatgtcatttagatttttgtatttgGTTTCAGGTACATTACAAACATTACAAACAATGTATTGATACTCGACGACGAGcctaaaatgtgtatttaatctttaaaacatattttttggacaaaattatttatagata contains these protein-coding regions:
- the LOC103310001 gene encoding zinc finger MYM-type protein 1-like; the encoded protein is MHSPPKSLVHQPFINWKDAIEYFKIHESNEYHKFSMAKVTEFLKIVDKKQNDVYIQLHKRNERLALRGGHDSGSLDLNLPLHNDGNFRALLRYRIDSGDDLFLNHIKSCGKNSTYISADIQNEVISIICDQIQTKICNRIKTNKFFVILADETTDVSRVEQFSLCIRYFDADVNKIREDFLQFVPVHSTTGLELAKTIISTLSALGLNLQHMRGQGYDGAANMGGVFRGVQALILKEYPKALYTHCFSHCLNLCLNDASKVQQIRNTLNIIQETENIDIVTATNSIETTTTKLQHLRNEVEFQKIFDSAIEMAEKVGVSPIIPQTVGGAQKHRANYTVNDGNCCTYYRVSIYYPYLDDLLSSFNERFNSNSSLISSLSCLFLSKVKKSTFDDLQMALEFYKDDLQIDSYSSTLKGEFELWQMKWETETVIPTNSLDTLLNCPVDIFPNIYTILKIFSILPVTTASVERSFSTLKRIKTYLRNSTSENRLNGLALLNVHRDIDIDIESLIDVFANRKERRLNFKL